A window of the Lolium perenne isolate Kyuss_39 chromosome 7, Kyuss_2.0, whole genome shotgun sequence genome harbors these coding sequences:
- the LOC127316005 gene encoding uncharacterized protein, which produces MAAAPAALHHGDPTIRSWSDLPLDLAAAVLRRLPSRPLDRVRFGAVCTQWCAAARENPAMPPHFPWLALADQTFYSLPATAFRPLPVHLDGHRQLPHAQTSCGEWLVFERHDGAITLMSPLSAAAGTIVLPGLHTLIDPPHNGEPSKIAYDDVHGPAIRKLVVCSDNLVAAAVVHEHNVKLALCRPGAASWSWAIVGGANVIVQDIILYQGQLYAFSRDRCLTAVSITVDDHQPAVSSVDRVINSGLDSFPFNPCYLLESGGALLMISNYTSRSGGGHPMAAAAARFTVYVASFERSRWTIARGDILEAVSNGRALFLGPWCSRSVAVGGHDQHGSVGGNSIVFFTYERFYDDRKRMPFCCGVFNLKTRRLQQSLLQVSVQPLDGFRATWLFPPSQA; this is translated from the coding sequence ATGGCGGCAGCGCCGGCAGCACTGCATCACGGTGACCCAACAATCAGATCCTGGTCGGATCTCCCGCTGGACCTCGCCGCAGCCGTGCTCCGGCGCCTCCCGTCACGGCCCCTCGACCGCGTCCGCTTCGGCGCCGTGTGCACGCAATGGTGCGCCGCCGCGCGAGAGAACCCCGCCATGCCCCCGCACTTCCCCTGGCTCGCGCTAGCCGACCAGACCTTCTACAGCCTGCCGGCCACCGCCTTCCGGCCGTTGCCGGTGCACCTCGACGGCCACCGGCAGCTGCCGCACGCGCAGACCTCCTGCGGTGAGTGGCTCGTCTTCGAGCGCCACGACGGCGCCATCACGCTCATGAGCCcactctccgccgccgccggcaccataGTGCTTCCCGGGCTCCACACCCTCATAGACCCTCCCCACAACGGCGAGCCTTCCAAGATCGCCTACGACGACGTCCATGGGCCAGCCATCCGGAAGCTTGTCGTGTGCTCGGATAACCTCGTCGCCGCGGCGGTGGTGCACGAACACAACGTCAAGCTGGCGCTGTGCCGGCCAGGGGCGGCCTCGTGGTCGTGGGCCATCGTCGGCGGCGCCAACGTCATCGTCCAAGACATAATACTGTACCAGGGGCAGCTCTACGCCTTCAGCCGCGACAGGTGCCTCACCGCCGTCTCCATCACCGTCGACGACCACCAGCCGGCCGTGTCCAGCGTCGACCGCGTCATCAACAGCGGCTTGGATTCGTTCCCGTTCAACCCATGCTACCTGCTGGAATCCGGCGGCGCGCTGCTCATGATCTCCAATTACACCAGTAGGTCGGGAGGCGGCCATCCgatggcggcagcggcggccagGTTCACGGTGTATGTGGCGAGCTTCGAGCGGTCGCGGTGGACGATTGCGCGTGGCGACATTCTGGAAGCGGTGTCCAACGGCCGGGCGCTGTTCCTGGGGCCATGGTGCTCCCGGTCTGTCGCCGTCGGTGGGCACGACCAGCACGGGAGCGTGGGAGGAAACTCCATCGTCTTCTTCACCTATGAACGCTTTTACGACGACCGGAAGAGGATGCCCTTCTGCTGCGGCGTCTTCAACCTCAAAACGCGACGGTTGCAGCAGTCTCTCCTGCAGGTGTCGGTGCAGCCTCTCGATGGTTTCCGGGCGACATGGCTGTTCCCTCCCAGCCAGGCATGA